The following proteins come from a genomic window of Candidozyma auris chromosome 4, complete sequence:
- the RNR21 gene encoding ribonucleotide-diphosphate reductase subunit — MSIQQTPTNGLTGKISSLDMTNAKGTALTDKLAAEAAQKDSSSSTDSIVGKPEINTSLEVDPEETAKVAKEIEAAAKEHEKFLASHKVQRHKLKEQEKDEPLLIENKRRFVLFPIKYHEVWQMYKKAEASFWTAEEIDLSKDMHDWNNRMNDNERYFISRVLAFFAASDGIVNENLVENFSAEVQIPEAKCFYGFQIMMENIHSETYSLLIDTYIKDPKEADFLFNAIENIPCIKKKADWALRWIADEEALFAERLVAFAAVEGIFFSGSFASIFWLKKRGLMPGLTFSNELICRDEGLHTDFACLLFSHLQNRPDPSIVEKIITEAVVLEKEYFTDALPVSLLGMNVNLMCQYVEFVADRLLVALGNKKVYNVTNPFDFMENISLAGKTNFFEKRVSDYQKAGVMAKTNDATSNSKTFTFDDDF, encoded by the coding sequence ATGTCCATCCAACAAACTCCAACCAACGGCTTGACTGGCAAGATCTCGTCTCTCGACATGACTAATGCCAAAGGCACTGCCTTGACCGACAAGTTGGCCGCGGAGGCTGCTCAGAaagactcttcttcttctacaGACTCCATCGTGGGCAAGCCTGAAATCAACACCTCCTTGGAGGTGGACCCTGAGGAGACCGCCAAGGTGGccaaggagatcgaggcTGCTGCCAAAGAGCACGAGAAGTTCTTGGCTTCTCACAAGGTCCAGCGTcacaagttgaaggagcaggAGAAGGATGAGCCTTTGTTGATCGAAAACAAGCGCAGGTTCGTCTTGTTCCCTATCAAATACCACGAAGTTTGGCAGATGTACAAGAAGGCCGAGGCTTCTTTCTGGACGGCCGAAGAGATCGACTTATCCAAGGACATGCACGACTGGAACAACAGAATGAACGACAACGAGAGATACTTTATTTCCAGAGTGCTTGCGTTCTTCGCTGCGTCCGACGGTATCGTCAACGAGAACTTGGTGGAGAACTTCTCTGCTGAGGTGCAGATCCCTGAGGCCAAGTGCTTCTACGGTTTCCAGATCATGATGGAGAACATCCACTCCGAGACCTACTCCTTGTTGATCGACACCTACATTAAAGACCCTAAGGAGGCtgacttcttgttcaacgCCATCGAAAACATCCCTTGCATTAAGAAGAAGGCTGACTGGGCATTGAGGTGGATCGCTGACGAGGAGGCCTTGTTTGCTGAAAGATTGGTGGCCTTCGCTGCCGTCGAAGgtatcttcttcagtggCTCATTTGCGTCCATCTTctggttgaagaagagaggcTTGATGCCAGGTCTCACATTCTCCAACGAGTTGATCTGCCGTGACGAAGGTTTGCACACCGACTTTGCCTGTTTGTTGTTCTCTCACTTGCAGAACAGACCCGACCCTTCGATCGTCGAGAAAATCATCACAGAGGCCGTTGTTCTCGAAAAGGAGTACTTCACCGACGCCTTGCCAGTGTCTCTTTTGGGTATGAACGTCAACTTGATGTGCCAGTACGTTGAGTTTGTTGCTGACAGATTGCTTGTTGCTTTGGGCAACAAGAAGGTGTACAACGTGACCAACCCATTCGACTTCATGGAGAACATCTCGTTGGCTGGTAAgaccaacttcttcgagaagaGAGTGTCTGACTACCAGAAGGCTGGTGTCATGGCTAAGACCAACGACGccaccagcaacagcaagACCTTCACTTTCGACGATGACTTCTAA
- a CDS encoding ribosome biogenesis protein TSR3: MGKGKNKQSEDRATKTRTSNGHKSKQHHVRKGRQEEGANRNTADAKFPVKLAMWDFDHCDPKRCSGKKLERLGYIRNMRVGQKFQGIVVSPNGKGVVCPDDREIVESFGAAVVECSWARLDEIPFNKIGGKHERLLPYLVAANTVNYGRAWKLNCVEALAACFAIVGHVDWAEELLKNFSWGLTFLKINKELIEVYQQCTDSESVEKAQADWLEKLEEESKQRKEQSATEDVWMMGNVNRQNESEEEAEEEDEAEDESDVEYDNLGNIIPKKQERYDKLGNLITENEEMEESEEETESDEDVQYDKLGNIIKPNTILSGEALESLHV; encoded by the coding sequence ATGGGAAAGGGCAAAAATAAGCAATCTGAAGATAGAGCGACGAAAACTCGAACCTCCAACGGCCACAAGTCCAAGCAGCATCATGTCAGAAAAGGcagacaagaagaaggcgcTAACAGGAACACAGCAGATGCGAAGTTCCCAGTGAAGTTAGCCATGTGGGATTTCGACCATTGCGACCCGAAAAGATGCTCGGGAAAAAAGCTAGAGAGACTCGGATATATACGAAATATGCGAGTGGGTCAAAAATTTCAAGGCATCGTGGTATCTCCCAATGGAAAGGGTGTGGTTTGTCCGGACGACAGAGAGATTGTTGAAAGCTTTGGAGCTGCCGTGGTAGAGTGTCTGTGGGCAAGGCTTGACGAGATTCCGTTCAACAAAATTGGAGGCAAGCATGAGAGACTATTACCGTACTTGGTGGCCGCAAACACAGTGAACTACGGCAGGGCATGGAAGCTCAACTGCGTAGAGGCACTTGCAGCTTGCTTTGCCATTGTTGGGCACGTTGACTGGGCCGAggagcttctcaagaactTTTCTTGGGGGCTCacgtttttgaagatcaacaaggagCTCATCGAGGTGTACCAGCAGTGTACAGACTCGGAGTCGGTAGAGAAGGCACAGGCGGATtggttggagaagttggaggaggaaCTGAAGCAGCGGAAGGAACAGAGCGCCACGGAAGACGTCTGGATGATGGGGAATGTGAACCGCCAGAACGAAAGCGAGGAGGAggctgaggaagaggatgagGCTGAGGATGAAAGTGACGTGGAATACGACAACTTGGGAAACATCATACCtaagaagcaagaaagGTATGATAAGTTGGGCAACTTGATAACTGAAAATGAGGAGATggaagaaagtgaagaagagacggAGAGCGACGAAGACGTTCAGTACGACAAGTTGGGCAATATCATCAAGCCAAACACTATATTGAGTGGCGAAGCATTGGAGTCACTACATGTGTAA
- the HYU1 gene encoding 5-oxoprolinase, translated as MAYSDPKGIKIAIDRGGTFCDVIAKIPGQPDFVFKLLSVDPQNYKDAPTEGIRRVLEKAHGVTIEKSEKLTIDSIDSIRMGTTVATNALLERKGAAVALVTTKGFKDVLKIGNQTRPHIFDLTAKKLGHLYTEALEIDERVTMESFTEGGGDKLDFNVENDPELRTGVSGDIIRVLKEPDYAVVEGQLQELWNQGHIKTLALCLLHAYAYPEHEQKVAAIAKKIGFTVSVSHELQPMIGMVNRCSSTVADAYLSPVINEYIQGFGEGFEGGLEAFGNKLLFMQSNGGLCPWYKFTGLKAILSGPAGGMVGYGETCYDDKTGEAVLGFDAGGTSTDVSRYAGSLEHIYETVVSEVQLQTPQLDISTVAAGGGSMLFWRNGMFVVGPESAGSDPGPACYRKGGPLTVTDANLFLGRLLPEYFPQIFGPNQDQPLDVDVTRAKFLELTKQINSEGSSYTPEEVASGFLKVAVEAMARPIRNLTEAKGFNVSEHKLASFGGSGGQFSVGLAKNLGINDVAIHKYSSLLSAYGIYVADIVIEKQSPTSFAYNKDNVRKIDDKVEQLTKVAYDEYEAQGHKGFDTKVEVFLNMRYVGSDTHLLILNDGKHNADEKFIERHRKEFGFSLDRKVIVDDVQVLLFVQSKDKQASNPYEEYRSCTSPSVVGPSEVVRKLYFEDSGWKDSHVYELPNLKPGIIIQAPAVIIDSTQTIIVEPGSKAAILKDHVLLLVDQGAKAEISKDQIDPIQLSVFGHRFMSIAEQMGRTLQQTSISTNIKERLDFSCALFDKEGDLVANAPHVPIHLGAMSFAVKAQKEMWDGKLEQGDVLVTNHPCAGGSHLPDITVITPVINDDGKILFWTASRGHHADIGSIAAGSMPPNSKTIYDEGASIVTHKLCSKGKFDEEGITRLLLEEPAKHPGGSGTRTLNDNISDLKAQVSANYKGITLLNRLVEEYSYPVISLYMRGIQQTAELAVRNLLKDAYTKFDGQHLKAKDYLDDGTPIAVEIEIDPKTGDAVFDFRETGDEMYGNLNAPKAILYSAVLYVLRSLISSDIPLNNGCLHPIKFLTRPSSVVDPSYEAAVVGGNVETTQRIVDVMLKAFEAAAASQGTCNNFTPSAVVSEQDLPGTGKVPFNATTNTRITDTELFEKRYPVIVHEYSIRQGSGGAGAHRGGDGVIRDIEFTYDDLEVSCLMERRSLAPFGLLGGKSGLRGRNVWVRKSSDGKHIYLGGKTTVRVKKGDHVIIMTPGGGGYGKPEDEEQDSKRRKVDYNIKSAIPTILTGSAGMRQQAQETN; from the exons atgGCCTATTCTGATCCCAAGGGCATTAAAATCGCCATTGACAGAGGTGGTACCTTCTGTGATGTCATTGCGAAAATTCCAGGCCAGCCCGATTTCGTGTTCAAGCTCTTATCAGTAGATCCTCAGAACTACAAGGACGCTCCAACCGAGGGAATCAGACGAGTGCTTGAGAAAGCCCATGGGGTCACCATCGAGAAACTGGAGAAATTGACAATTGATTCAATTGACTCGATCAGAATGGGCACCACCGTGGCCACAAACGCTCTCTTGGAGAGGAAAGGTGCTGCTGTGGCTCTCGTAACCACTAAAGGGTTCAAGGACGTGTTGAAGATTGGTAACCAGACGAGACCCCATATCTTCGATTTGACCGCTAAAAAATTAGGTCACTTGTATACCGAGGCGTTGGAGATCGACGAGAGGGTCACGATGGAGTCGTTCACTGAAGGTGGAGGGGACAAGCTTGACTTCAACGTGGAAAATGATCCAGAGCTCAGGACCGGTGTTTCAGGAGATATCATAAGGGTGCTTAAAGAGCCCGACTACGCTGTTGTGGAGGGTCAATTGCAGGAGTTGTGGAACCAGGGCCACATTAAAACATTGGCCTTATGCTTGTTACATGCCTATGCCTACCCTGAACACGAGCAGAAGGTGGCTGCCATCGCCAAGAAGATTGGCTTCACGGTCTCTGTGTCCCACGAATTGCAACCTATGATCGGCATGGTCAACAGATGCTCGTCCACTGTAGCCGATGCATACTTGTCTCCTGTCATCAATGAGTATATCCAAGGCTTCGGTGAAGGCTTCGAAGGCGGCCTCGAGGCCTTTGGAAACAAGTTGCTCTTTATGCAAAGTAATGGTGGCTTGTGTCCTTGGTACAAGTTTACAGGACTAAAGGCAATTTTGTCGGGTCCAGCTGGTGGAATGGTTGGTTATGGTGAAACCTGTTATGATGACAAGACGGGCGAGGCTGTTTTGGGCTTTGATGCTGGTGGAACGTCCACTGATGTGTCTCGTTATGCTGGCTCTCTTGAGCACATATACGAGACTGTTGTGAGCGAGGTGCAATTGCAGACTCCCCAGTTGGACATCTCCACTGTGGCTGCTGGCGGAGGGTCTATGCTCTTCTGGAGAAATGGCATGTTTGTGGTTGGACCCGAGTCAGCAGGTTCCGATCCAGGTCCAGCATGTTACCGAAAAGGAGGTCCCTTGACTGTCACAGATGCCAATTTATTTTTGGGAAGATTGTTGCCGGAGTACTTCCCCCAAATCTTTGGTCCCAACCAGGACCAGCCTTTGGATGTTGATGTGACAAGAGCGAAGTTCTTGGAGCTTACAAAGCAAATTAACAGCGAAGGCTCTTCGTATACACCTGAGGAAGTTGCCTCTGGTTTCTTGAAGGTTGCTGTCGAGGCCATGGCTCGTCCGATCAGAAACTTGACCGAGGCTAAGGGCTTCAATGTCTCGGAGCATAAGCTTGCCTCTTTTGGAGGTTCGGGTGGTCAGTTCTCGGTGGGTTTGGCCAAAAACTTGGGCATAAATGATGTCGCTATTCATAAATATTCGTCCTTGCTTTCCGCATACGGTATTTATGTTGCTGACATTGTCATTGAAAAACAGTCGCCAACTTCTTTTGCCTACAACAAAGATAACGTGAGAAAAATCGACGACAAAGTTGAGCAACTCACAAAAGTCGCCTACGACGAATATGAGGCTCAGGGCCATAAAGGCTTCGACACTAAAGTTGAGGTCTTTTTAAACATGCGCTATGTTGGATCTGACACACATTTATTAATCTTAAACGATGGCAAACACAATGCCGATGAAAAATTCATCGAAAGACACAGGAAGGAGTTTGGGTTTTCCTTAGATAGAAAGGTCATTGTGGATGATGTCCAAGTCTTGTTATTTGTCCAGTCTAAAGATAAGCAGGCGAGCAATCCTTACGAAGAGTATCGATCATGTACTAGTCCAAGTGTTGTCGGTCCTTCTGAAGTTGTCAGAAAGCTCTACTTTGAAGACAGTGGCTGGAAAGATTCCCATGTTTACGAGCTTCCAAACTTGAAACCGGGCATCATTATTCAGGCACCAGCGGTGATCATCGATAGCACACAAACAATCATCGTCGAGCCAGGGTCCAAGGCTGCAATTTTGAAGGACCACGTTCTTCTTCTAGTTGACCAAGGCGCCAAAGCTGAGATTTCCAAAGACCAAATCGATCCAATCCAATTGTCTGTGTTTGGTCACAGGTTTATGTCCATTGCAGAGCAAATGGGTAGAACTTTGCAACAGACATCTATCTCAACAAACATTAAGGAAAGATTGGACTTTTCATGTGCTCTTTTCGATAAGGAAGGTGACTTGGTGGCTAACGCTCCTCACGTTCCAATTCATTTGGGTGCCATGTCGTTTGCTGTGAAAGCTCAGAAAGAAATGTGGGACGGTAAGCTCGAACAAGGCGATGTGCTTGTCACCAACCACCCTTGTGCTGGTGGCTCACATCTTCCTGACATCACTGTTATAACGCCAGTCATCAACGACGATGGCAAAATTCTCTTTTGGACAGCTTCTCGTGGTCATCATGCTGATATCGGGTCAATTGCAGCAGGATCTATGCCTCCCAACTCTAAAACAATTTACGATGAGGGAGCGTCGATAGTGACCCACAAGTTATGCTCCAAGGGTAAGTTTGACGAGGAAGGCATCACCAGGCTTTTACTCGAGGAGCCTGCTAAGCATCCTGGCGGCTCTGGAACCAGAACTTTGAACGACAACATTTCGGACTTGAAGGCACAAGTGTCAGCAAATTACAAGGGCATCACGTTGCTCAATCGCTTGGTCGAGGAATACTCGTATCCTGTGATCAGTTTGTACATGAGGGGTATCCAGCAAACAGCGGAGTTAGCTGTGAGaaatttgttgaaggatgcCTATACTAAGTTTGATGGGCAGCACTTGAAGGCAAAGGACTACTTGGACGATGGAACGCCAATTGCGGTTGAGATCGAAATCGACCCAAAAACAGGCGATGCTGTATTTGACTTTAGGGAAACTGGGGACGAGATGTACGGTAACTTGAATGCACCCAAGGCGATCTTGTACTCAGCTGTACTTTACGTCTTGCGTTCGTTGATCAGCTCTGATATCCCCTTGAACAACGGATGCCTCCATCCAATCAAGTTTTTGACCAGACCCAGCTCTGTTGTTGATCCGTCATATGAGGCTGCCGTTGTTGGAGGTAACGTTGAAACGACTCAGAGAATCGTGGACGTCATGTTGAAGGCATTTGAAgccgctgctgcttcacAGGGAACTTGCAACAATTTCAC ACCATCTGCGGTGGTGCTGGAGCAGGACCTACCTGGGACGGGCAAAGTGCCGTTCAATGCCACGACCAACACCAGAATCACTGATactgagctttttgaaaagaggTACCCTGTCATCGTTCATGAATACAGCATCAGACAAGGCTCTGGCGGCGCTGGAGCACACAGAGGTGGCGATGGTGTCATTCGAGACATTGAGTTCACGTACGACGACCTCGAGGTGTCTTGTTTGATGGAGCGTCGTTCGTTGGCGCCGTTCGGTCTTTTGGGCGGCAAGTCTGGGCTCAGAGGAAGAAACGTCTGGGTTAGAAAGCTGCTGGACGGCAAACACATCTATCTTGGTGGCAAGACCACCGTCAGAGTCAAAAAGGGCGACCATGTCATTATAATGACCCCAGGAGGTGGTGGTTACGGTAAACCTGAGGACGAGGAGCAAGacagcaaaagaagaaaagtcGACTACAATATCAAGAGTGCCATTCCCACCATATTGACTGGGTCTGCTGGCATGAGACAGCAAGCCCAAGAAACCAATTGA